CGCCGCGATCCTCGGCACTCTCGTCGCCGGCGCCCTCGGTGTCGACGACACCCGCGGCATCGACTGGATCGAGCTGGCGATCCAGGTCGTCTTCGCCGCGATCGGCGTCGCGGTCGCCGCTGGCGCCTACGGCCGCCGCCGGATCCACTGATCCGCGCAGCGTGTGCCCGGCCTGTCCCTGCGGGACGGGCCGGCGCGTGCTGCCCGGCGGGATAGCGGCAGACACCGGTCCGGTGCCGGTCCGGCGTCACAGGCACACTGATCACCCATCCGACGATGCGACGAGGGAGAGCGGACCGATGGCGGCTGAGGGCAGTACCAAGGCTGTGGTGACGGCGCTGGTCGCGAACCTGGGTATCGCGGTCAGCAAGTTCGTCGCCGCGGGCATCACCGGGTCGGCGTCGATGCTCGCCGAGGGCGTGCACTCGGTCGCGGACTCCACCAACCAGGCGCTGCTGCTCGTCGGCGGCAAGCGCGCCCGCCGTGCCCCCACCGCGCTGCACCCGTTCGGCTACGCCCGCGAGCGCTACGTCTACTCGTTCATCGTCGCGATCATCCTGTTCACCCTCGGCGGTCTGTACGCGCTCTACGAGGGCTACCACAAGATCAGCGACCCGCACGAGCTGACCTCACCGCTGATCGCCGTGGCCGTCCTGCTGATCGCGATCGCCCTGGAGAGCTACGCGCTGCGGACCGCGGTGAAGGAGGCGAACAAGGTTCGTGGCAAGCGGGGCTGGGTCTCCTTCGTCCGCCACGCCCGCGCCCCGGAGCTGCCGGTGATCCTCCTCGAGGACGCCGGCGCCCTGCTCGGTCTGCTCTTCGCCCTGTCCGGCG
This genomic interval from Micromonospora coxensis contains the following:
- a CDS encoding GlsB/YeaQ/YmgE family stress response membrane protein, giving the protein MEVTGFFTAIIIGLIIGALGRLVVPGKQNIPIWLTLLIGVVAAILGTLVAGALGVDDTRGIDWIELAIQVVFAAIGVAVAAGAYGRRRIH
- a CDS encoding cation diffusion facilitator family transporter, translating into MAAEGSTKAVVTALVANLGIAVSKFVAAGITGSASMLAEGVHSVADSTNQALLLVGGKRARRAPTALHPFGYARERYVYSFIVAIILFTLGGLYALYEGYHKISDPHELTSPLIAVAVLLIAIALESYALRTAVKEANKVRGKRGWVSFVRHARAPELPVILLEDAGALLGLLFALSGVGLSVLTGNALFDGIATLCIGVLLVVIAVILAVETKSLLIGEAALPEEVTAIRTELVATPGVDRVIHLRTLHLGPDELLVAAKIAIGTADRGADVATTIDDAEARIRRVLPTATAIYLEPDIDRQPAPSGLSN